From Macaca fascicularis isolate 582-1 chromosome 14, T2T-MFA8v1.1, a single genomic window includes:
- the LOC102121170 gene encoding LOW QUALITY PROTEIN: olfactory receptor 51B6 (The sequence of the model RefSeq protein was modified relative to this genomic sequence to represent the inferred CDS: substituted 1 base at 1 genomic stop codon): MTLNNSASTFQLTGFQGMEKAQHWIFIPLLVDYISILLGSGTLLFLIRNDHNLHEPMYYFLAMLAATDLGVTLTTMPTVLGVLWLNHREFGHVTCFSXTYFIHTLSVVESGILLSMAYDRFIAIRNTLRYTSILTNTQVMKIGVGVLTRAGLSIIPIVVHLHWFPYCRSQVLSHAFCLHRDIIKLACADITFNHLYPVVVLFAMVLLDFLAIFFSYILILKTVMVIGSGEERAKALNTCVSHICCILVFYVTVVCLTFIHRFGKHVPHVVHITMSYIYFLFPPFMNLVIYSIKTKQIQNGILCSFSLPRSRV; this comes from the coding sequence ATGACGCTCAATAACTCTGCTTCCACCTTCCAGCTTACTGGCTTCCAAGGCATGGAGAAAGCACAGCACTGGATATTCATCCCATTATTGGTAGACTACATCTCCATACTTCTTGGCAGTGGAACTCTTCTCTTTCTCATCAGGAATGATCATAACCTCCATGAGCCCATGTACTATTTCTTAGCTATGTTGGCAGCTACAGACCTCGGAGTGACATTGACCACAATGCCCACAGTGCTAGGTGTTCTATGGTTAAATCACAGGGAGTTTGGCCATGTGACCTGCTTTTCTTAGACCTATTTTATCCATACTCTTTCTGTTGTGGAGTCAGGTATCTTGCTTTCCATGGCTTATGACCGTTTCATTGCTATCCGCAACACCTTAAGATATACCTCTATCCTGACCAACACCCAGGTAATGAAGATTGGTGTAGGGGTATTGACAAGGGCTGGTCTGTCCATTATTCCAATAGTTGTTCACCTACACTGGTTTCCCTATTGTCGATCCCAGGTACTCTCCCATGCTTTCTGTCTACACCGAGATATCATCAAGCTAGCCTGTGCTGACATCACTTTTAATCATCTCTATCCAGTTGTAGTTTTATTTGCAATGGTCTTGTTGGACTTTCTCGCCATCTTTTTCTCCTACATTTTGATTCTCAAGACTGTCATGGTCATTGGTTCTGGAGAAGAAAGGGCCAAGGCCCTCAACACATGTGTCTCTCATATCTGCTGCATCCTGGTCTTCTACGTCACTGTAGTTTGTCTGACATTTATTCATAGATTTGGAAAGCATGTTCCTCATGTGGTTCACATCACAATGAGCTACATCTACTTCCTTTTCCCACCTTTTATGAACCTGGTTATCTATAGCATTAAAACTAAGCAGATTCAGAATGGTATACTTTGCTCATTCTCTCTGCCTCGCTCTAGAGTGTGA